A stretch of the Hydra vulgaris chromosome 09, alternate assembly HydraT2T_AEP genome encodes the following:
- the LOC101235691 gene encoding D-alanine aminotransferase, translating to MNKISFLNGIFLPHSECFVHIDDRGFQMADGVYEVIALKNNKLIDLDWHIERLFRSLSEIEIKFSYSKKQLQEIIGELFKQNNLNEGSVYLQITRGCAPRQQTFPENYVPTVIATVSSLPIIKAESLEEGFTAITHQDIRWQRCDIKSTSLLASSWIKNKAISLGADDAILIRDEYVSEATFSNVFIVDKNDNLITRNADNFILCGITRNRIIDLAKKNNILVIEKKFSVHEMLQASEVFLTSTTLSVRPFSKIDGHIIGEGKTGKITLKLLSLYKQFSS from the coding sequence atgaataaaatcagttttttaaatggaatttttttGCCTCACAGCGAATGTTTTGTTCATATTGATGATCGCGGTTTTCAAATGGCTGATGGAGTTTATGAAgtaattgcactaaaaaataacaaactaattGACTTAGATTGGCATATAGAAAGACTTTTTCGCTCTCTTAGcgaaatagaaattaaatttagttatagcAAAAAGCAGCTACAAGAAATTATTGGAGAATTATTTAAACAGAACAATCTAAACGAAGGCTCTGTCTATTTGCAAATTACTAGAGGCTGTGCGCCGAGACAACAAACTTTCCCGGAAAATTATGTTCCAACTGTCATCGCGACGGTTTCCTCTCTTCCAATAATTAAAGCTGAAAGTTTAGAAGAAGGTTTTACTGCAATTACGCATCAAGATATCAGATGGCAAAGGTGCGATATTAAATCAACATCTTTACTAGCAAGCTCTTGGATAAAAAACAAAGCGATTTCTTTAGGTGCTGATGATGCAATTTTGATTAGAGATGAATATGTTTCTGAAGCaacattttcaaatgttttcatagttgataaaaatgataacttaaTTACTAGAAATGCTGACAACTTTATTTTATGTGGAATTACTAGAAACAGAATAATCGATTTAGCAAAAAAGAACAATATTCTTgtgatagaaaaaaaatttagtgtcCACGAAATGTTACAAGCAAGTGAAGTATTTTTAACAAGTACCACATTATCAGTAAGACCATTTTCTAAGATTGATGGACATATTATTGGTGAAGGAAAAACTGGAAAAATTACCTTAAAACTTCTCTCTCTATATAAACAATTCAGCagttaa
- the LOC136085183 gene encoding uncharacterized protein LOC136085183 produces the protein MLQHYIFPIINKPTRVTPTSITAMDNTLTNSLFDTSLKAGIIKGDISDHFPIFFSLTQDIKSNNSCKIKTYKRKINKFAIQQFKDSLSAEEWDKKTWDIMKEIIGIKACKINRLPTQIVIDNKEYDNDNAISEQFNSFFVNIGPNLASKVNCPNNSFETYLTSVNNELIFKELKNDELENAINSLKTNKSPGIDDICSNIVVNVFSEIRKPIFEIFRSSIITGTVPDKLKVAKIVPIFKTGETFLINNYRPISILPTFSKILERIIYNRLYEYLTQNKFLNKKQFGFQAQHSTEHAILDLVNSISDSFNKKQFVLGTFINLSKAFDTINYDILLKKMEKYGIKNTSLDWFKIPIIKAYLNKLVSLDEMIGCVEINAIFAEIVNCDNLQK, from the exons aTGCTTCAACATTACATCTTCCCAATTATTAACAAACCAACTCGAGTAACTCCAACTTCAATCACTGCAATGGACAATACATTAACTAATTCATTATTTGATACTTCTCTAAAGGCAGGAATAATAAAGGGAGATatatctgatcattttcctattttcTTCTCCTTGACACAagatataaaatctaataatagttgtaaaattaaaacttataaaagaaaaatcaacaaatttgctattcaacaatttaaagaCTCGCTGTCGGCAGAAGAGTGGGATAAG AAAACTTGGGATATcatgaaagaaataattgggataaaagcctGCAAAATAAATAGATTGCCTACTCAAATTGTCATAGATAATAAAGAGTATGACAATGATAATGCAATTTCAGAacaatttaatagtttttttgtcaacataGGCCCAAATCTAGCTTCAAAAGTCAATTGTCCAAACAACTCATTTGAAACTTATCTAACTAGTGTCAACAAcgaattaatatttaaagaactaaaaaatgatgaactcgaaaatgcaataaactctCTTAAAACAAACAAGTCTCCAGGTATAGATGACATTTGCAGTAATATCGTCGTCAATGTCTTTTCGGAGATACGCAAACCTATTTTCGAAATATTTAGATCATCAATTATAACAGGAACTGTAccagataaattaaaagtagctaaaattgtacctatttttaaaaccgGTGAAACATTTCTAATAAACAATTACAGACCAATCTCAATACTTCCTACCttttctaaaatacttgaaagaaTAATCTACAATAGATTATATGAATACCTAACTCAAAACaagttcttaaataaaaaacaattcggCTTTCAAGCACAGCACTCAACAGAACATGCAATTTTAGATTTAGTTAATAGCATAAgtgattcttttaataaaaagcaatttgtattaggAACTTTTATAAACCTatccaaagcatttgacacaaTTAATTATGAtatcttactaaaaaaaatggaaaaatacggaataaaaaatactagcctagattggtttaaaa ttccaaTAATAAAAGCTTATCTTAACAAACTGGTTTCATTAGATGAGATGATTGGGTGTGTTGAAATTAAcgcaatttttg cgGAAATAGTAAATTGTGATAatctgcaaaaataa